The genomic stretch CGTCGCCACGCCGGAGGCGAGGCGCGACAGTTGCCGGACCGCGTGAAACGCAACTTGCTGGTCGTTCGCGCAGGCCTGAATGAACAGGTCGCCGCCGGTTTTTTCGGCGATCAGCTGATCGCCGTTGAAACGCGGCAGATCGACAAGTGCGGCGGGGCGGCGCGAGGCGAGGCCATAGCGGTCCTTGCCGTCCTTCGTGAACAGGCCCGGGCCGAAACCGAACGTGATCGTCAGGCCGCATGGGCCAAGGCCGAGCACATCGCCGGAATCGGGCGCGGCTTTGGCGTTGGTCGGGCTGTAGGCCGTGTCGTTCGCCTTGGCGTCAGCCTTTGTCTCGACCTGCGTATCAATCTTTGTGTCGGCCAGTGCTGTTTTCGCAGCCGCGTCAGTCGGCAGCGGTCCGGCCGTGGCGCCTTGCGTCAGGCGCGCGGCAGCGTCGGTCCAGGCACGCAGCAGCGCGATCACGTCATCGCGTTTCTCGGTCGTGAGATCGAGGGCGGCGACATACGTGTGGCTTTGCTGCGGCGTGACGATGCCGCCTTGGTGCAGGCCGTAGAACGGCTCGACCGCCATGGTCGGATCGGCGGCGTGCGCCGGCGTCTTGCCAAGCGCGGCCTGGGCGACGCCGGTCGCGCCGAGGCTTGCGCCCGCCGCGACCGCCGCACTGCCGGCCTTCAGAAAACCGCGCCGTGAGGGCCGCGGGGGTTGATCGTTTGCCATGGTTCCTTCACCTTCGTTTGGCCGTGGGGTGTGCCGGTGTTGCGTCCGGCTCGGTGGCCGGATCTGCGTCCGTCTTTGCTTCTTCTTTTACTTCGCGAGCACCAGGGTGTTCACGTCGTCCT from Paraburkholderia phytofirmans OLGA172 encodes the following:
- a CDS encoding Dyp-type peroxidase; protein product: MANDQPPRPSRRGFLKAGSAAVAAGASLGATGVAQAALGKTPAHAADPTMAVEPFYGLHQGGIVTPQQSHTYVAALDLTTEKRDDVIALLRAWTDAAARLTQGATAGPLPTDAAAKTALADTKIDTQVETKADAKANDTAYSPTNAKAAPDSGDVLGLGPCGLTITFGFGPGLFTKDGKDRYGLASRRPAALVDLPRFNGDQLIAEKTGGDLFIQACANDQQVAFHAVRQLSRLASGVATMRWGQSGFLSGPRGQTPRNLMGFKDGTNNPSTAKPQLMNEFVWAGATADAPWMEGGTYTVVRRIRITLEHWDNTEVGFQEQVFGRHKYSGAPIGKKNEFDPVDLKEEDKDGNPVIPENSHVRLSNQASNNGAQILRRSYSYNEGTNFYIERWPPWRQETEYDAGLIFLAHQSDPRKGFIPINEKLAKFDMMNQFTTHVGSAIFAVPPGAKPGSYIGAGLFET